The DNA sequence GATGTCGATCGGGGCGCCGCGCTCGGCGCCGTCGAGCTCGGCGTAGGCACGGTGCAGGTTCCCGACGATGCGCTCGGCGTCCGGCCAGTCGGTGAACCGGCCGAGGTCGGTGTCGCGGGTGGCCTCCAGCGGGCGGATGCCGGCGTCGCGGGCGCGCTCGGCCAGGTCGAGGACGAACCGCAGGTAGTCGAGCGTGTCCCGGACCGGCCCGTCGCCCTGGAACACCGGCCCGTGGCCGGGCACCGTCGTCGCGGCCCCGAGCGGGAGCACCACCTGCTCCAGGACGTCGATCGCGCCGGTCACCGAGCCCATCAGTAGGAACGGCGTGCCGCCGTTGAAGACCAGGTCACCGCAGTAGAGGACCGACCGCTCGGGCACGTGCACGAGGACGTCGTTGGTGGTGTGGGCGGGCGTCCCGACGTGGAGGACGTCGGCCCGCAGGTCCCCCAGGTGCAGCGCGATGCGGTCGGTGAAGGTGAGGAACGGCGGGTCCAGCGGGAGCGAGCCCCAGTCGCCGTGGTCCCAGAACGGCAGGTCCCGGGGCGGGCCGAAGGCGATCATCTCCGTGCGTGCCCGCTCGTGTGCGACGACCGTCGCGCCGGAGAACAGGGCGTTGCCCCACGTGTGGTCGCCATGGTGGTGGGTGTTGACCAGCGTGCGGACCGGCCGGTCGGTGACCTCGCCGATCGCGGCAGCGAAGGCCCGGGTCCGGCGCTCGGTGAAACAGGAGTCGACGGCGACGGCGCCCTGCGGCCCGACGAGGAGGCCCGCGTTGTTGATCCACCAGGTGCCGTCCGGCTGGACGTAGGCGAAGAGCCCGTCGGAGATCTCCTCCAGCCGGGGCGGGCCGGGGACGGTGATGTCGTGCGGGTGGGCGCTCATCGGCCGATCATGACCGGAACCGACCCCGGACGCACGAGAGCCGGTCGGTGGCTACCGACCGGCTGTGCGGGGGATCAGGACTGTGGCCAGGGGCGGGGTCGAACCGCCGACCTTCCGCTTTTCAGGCGGACGCTCGTACCAACTGAGCTACCTGGCCCCGGTCTCCGGTGAACCGGAGACCCAGAGAGTGGAGCGACCCAGACGGGACTCGAACCCGCGACCTTCGCCGTGACAGGGCGACGCGCTAACCAACTGCGCCACTGGGCCTTGCTCTCGCGAGAGGAGTCGTAACCGACACCTCTCGCGGCACCCCCAACGGGATTCGAACCCGCGCTGCCGCCTTGAAAGGGCGGAGTCCTAGGCCGCTAGACGATGGGGGCTGGGACCAGGCCCGTGGGCCTCGACCTTCCCTCAACGGCTGTCCGTTGGGAGTGAGTAAACCTTACGACACCGGTCCGGGGGACCCTGCAACCACCCCCCGGTTCCGGCGTCGCCGCAGGTCAGCGGGCCACGGGTGGCGGCTGTTCCGGGTTGCCGGAGATCAGCCCCAGCATGTCGAGCAGCTCGCGCAGGTCGTCGGAGTCGCCCGAGTTCCGGGCGACGACGAGCCGGGCGCGCTGCACCTGGTCGTCGGAGACCTTGAAGGCGTCGGCCGCGTTCCGCGGCGCCGGAATGGAACTGGTGTCGTCGTCGATGCCGCGCTTCGCGCCGATGGTCACGAGGCCTCCCCGTAGGCCGCCAGGACCCGCTCCGGGCCCGTCCGTGGGACGCGCCGCGTGCCGGTGTCCGTCGGTACCGCCACGTGTTGTGGCCGTGACCAAGACGCTACCCATCGTGCGGGGACCCTGCACGCCCCTTCCCGGGTGACGGCCGGTCACCCAGCGCTGTGCGGGGCGGGTGCGGCTCAGCGATCCGGCGAGACCCGACAGGGGCTGCCGGACAGCTCCCCGACCGGCACGGATGCCGCCAGCGCCCGGTAGCCGGCGGGCGACGGGTGGAGCCCGTCGCCGGAGTCCAGGTCGGGTCGGAGCCGGAGCGGGTCACCCGGGTCGCCCAGTGCGGCGGCCGCATCGATCACCCCGTCGGCCCAGCGGCGGCCGTCCGAACGGAGCCAGCCGTTCACCTCGTCCCGGGCCGCGACGGCCGTCGGGGTGGCGCGACCGCCGCTGGCCGACGGCGGGATGGTGGTGAGGAACACGCGCAGCCCCGCGGCGCGGGCCCGCTGGGCGAAGCCCTGCAGCCCGGCGACGAGGTCACCGCCGGCCGCGCCGGCGGCGAGGTCGTTGGTGCCGACGAGCAGGACCACGTCGCGCACGCCGGGGACGGCGGCCACGTCGTCGTCCCAGCGGGTCGACGGCGCGTCACCACCGGCCGGCGGGTCGTCCTGCAGCAGCTGGTTGCGCGACAGTCCCGCGTTCAGCACGGTCATCGGCCGGTCACCGCCCGCAGCGGACAGCCGGGCGGCGAGCTGGTCGGGGAAGCGGTCGTCGCCGCCGGGGGTGGAGCCCACGCCGTCGACGAGGGAGTCCCCGATCACGAGGACGGCGCCGTCCGGGCGGGGCGCCAGGACCTCCAGCCCGGTCAGCACCGGCCAGGACTGCAGGGTCGTGTCGAAGCCCGCCGCGTCCGGCGCCGCGGTGTGGTCACCCGGCCCGGACAGCCACGCGGTGCGCATCGCGACCGGGTGCGAGCCGATCGTGCGCGGCACCCCGGCGAGGAACAGGCTCACCGTCAGCGGCACGCCCGTCGCGGCGACGACCGGTGCGGGATCCGTCAGCACCTCGGCACCCGCCGGGACGTCGGCCACGGGGGCACCGCCGACGGTCAGCGGGACC is a window from the Pseudonocardia sp. HH130629-09 genome containing:
- a CDS encoding MBL fold metallo-hydrolase translates to MSAHPHDITVPGPPRLEEISDGLFAYVQPDGTWWINNAGLLVGPQGAVAVDSCFTERRTRAFAAAIGEVTDRPVRTLVNTHHHGDHTWGNALFSGATVVAHERARTEMIAFGPPRDLPFWDHGDWGSLPLDPPFLTFTDRIALHLGDLRADVLHVGTPAHTTNDVLVHVPERSVLYCGDLVFNGGTPFLLMGSVTGAIDVLEQVVLPLGAATTVPGHGPVFQGDGPVRDTLDYLRFVLDLAERARDAGIRPLEATRDTDLGRFTDWPDAERIVGNLHRAYAELDGAERGAPIDITAALAEMVEYNGGRPLTCLA
- a CDS encoding GDSL-type esterase/lipase family protein; amino-acid sequence: MPVRPDDGAVRWRGRRGPAGAAVLGTLLAGLVAAGCAPVPSVVPAAAAATTCTPGWTAAWHAAQQAVPGDSLAGRTLRMVVRPGAAGEELRLRLSNRHGDGPLRIAAMTVGTAGPGAAVTRPVPLTVGGAPVADVPAGAEVLTDPAPVVAATGVPLTVSLFLAGVPRTIGSHPVAMRTAWLSGPGDHTAAPDAAGFDTTLQSWPVLTGLEVLAPRPDGAVLVIGDSLVDGVGSTPGGDDRFPDQLAARLSAAGGDRPMTVLNAGLSRNQLLQDDPPAGGDAPSTRWDDDVAAVPGVRDVVLLVGTNDLAAGAAGGDLVAGLQGFAQRARAAGLRVFLTTIPPSASGGRATPTAVAARDEVNGWLRSDGRRWADGVIDAAAALGDPGDPLRLRPDLDSGDGLHPSPAGYRALAASVPVGELSGSPCRVSPDR